The nucleotide window GTCAGGCGCCGTGATCCGGATCGCGACGACGACGTCGTCGTCCTCGCCGGACGTGCTGACGGTTGAACGACTGGAGATCATCGAACCCGACGGCTCGCCGGCGCTGGTCCTCGCCAATTCTCAGCGGCCCGCGGTCGCGACCATCGACGGGCACGTGCTGATGGAGGGACAGGAAGAGGAGCGCAGGGGTTTCCCTTCCATCATCTTCTTCGACGGCCAGGGCGACGAGGTCGGCGGCATGCTGTTCGGAGTCAAGGAGACGCCCGGAGGATATCAGGCGGTCCGGCACCTGTCGCTGGATGCGAACGATCAGGATCAGACGGTGGTCCTTGCGCACTACCAGGATCCGGAGGGATCGACTTCGGGCCTCAGGATCTCCGACCGGCCGGCCCATTCACTGCTCGACTCCCTTGCACAACTGGGCTTTTCCGCAGGCGCTTCGAGAGAGCAACTGCAGGCTGCGAGGGAGCAGCTTCCCGAGGACGAAAGGGAGGCTCGGCTGCGGGAGCTGTACGGAACCGACCGCGCCTTCTTCGGTTCGACTCATAGCGGCGAGGCCAGTCTCACGCTCCGGGATGGCGAGGGACGTTTACGCATCGTCATCGAAGCGCCACGCGAGGGAGAACCGTCTATCCGCATTCTGGACGCGGAGGGGGCGGTCGTCCTCCGATTGCCTGCATCCTGATCAAATCGCCCTGTTCGGGATCGTGGACGGCATTGGGACGCACAGTCGATCGTGTCCATCAGGGAGGCTGCAGGTGCCGAATCGGAATCCGGAGATGCTGCGGGGTACCGTCGAGTTGCTGATTCTGACCGCGCTCAGCCGCGGTCCGCACCACGGCTTCGCGATAGCACGCTGGCTGGAGGCCACGTCCGACGACGAGCTGCAACTGGAGGAAGGCTCGCTCTACCCGGCGCTGCACCGCATGGAGCGGCGCGGCTGGCTGGAGGCGGAGTGGGTGATATCGGAGAACAAGCGGCAGGTGAAGCGCTATCGCCTCACGTCCCGCGGCCGCGCCCAACTCCGGAGCGAGACCGAGGGCTGGACGGCGTTCGCCGCGGCCGTCGGCAAGGTGCTGCTGGCCGCGCAGGCTGCATAGCGGAGGTCCGGGGATGGCGCGAGCACCCATGTGGCGGCGGTATCTGCGGTTCTGGGGCTCCGACGTGCGCGCGGACGTCGATGCCGAGCTCGACTTCCACATGCGCGAGCTCACTGAGCGACTCGTGCAGGAAGGTCGCGACCCGGTGGAGGCTGGGGTGGAGGCGGCGCGGCGCTTCGGCGACTATGCCCGCGTAGAGGCGGCGTGCGTCGAGATCGATCGAGGCTGGGAGCGGCAGCGGCGCTGGCGGCAGCTCGTCGCGGACCTGTGGCAGGACCTCCGGATCGGTGCGCGCACGCTCGCGAAGAATCCCGGGATCACGATCTCGGCCGTGGTGGTTCTCGGCCTCGGTCTCGGTGCCGCGATCACGATGCTCAGCGTCATCAATGCCGTCTTCATTCGGCCGTTGCCTTTCCCGGAACCGGAGCGGGTCGCCAGCGTGGTCCGGTACCAACGTTCGGGCTTGACTGCCAGCCATCAACAAGCGGCCGTCGCTTTTCTTCGCGACCGCAGCCGCGCATTCTCGACGCTGGCGGGTATTGGAGTCAGTCCCGGCGTCAATCTCGTCAGCGACCGTGGCTCCACGTACATCCGGAACCTCGAGGTGACCGCGGGCTTCTTCCAGGTCTTCGGTGTCGAGCCAAGGTTGGGACGGGCCTTCTCGCGCGACGACGAGACTGATTCGTCGACGGTGATATTGAGCCATGCCGTCTGGGTCGGTCATTTCGAGGGAGATCCGGGCATCGTCGGCGCAGGCGTGCGGCTTGGCGGCCGGCCGTACACGGTCATCGGGGTCATGCCGTCGGAATTCTGGTCGTTCGAGGAGGCGGACGCCTGGACGCCATTCCGCCCGGACCCGCGCGGCGCCGATCAGAACTATCGGCTGATAGGACGGCTTGCGTCGGGTTGGACCGCGTCGCAGGCTGAGAGCGAGCTCCAGGCGCTGGCCGTGAGCTTGAATGACGAGTTGCTGCCGGCCGCGGGGCTGCCCGCCGCAACGCCTGACGAAGCGAGAGTCGGTGTGCAGTCCTACCGGGACTTGCTGGTCGCTGGAAGTGGCGGAACGGTGTGGCCGCTGACCGCGGCCGTCGGCATCATGCTGATGATCGTTTGCGCCAACGCGGCAGGACTACAGATCGCCCGGGCGGTTGGCCGCCGGCGGGAGATTGCCGTTCGGTCCGCGCTCGGCGGAGGTCGTGGGCGTCTCTTTCGGCAGCTTCTGACCGAGAGCGTGCTGTTGGCGACGGCCAGCGGCGGGGTAGGCGTCGCGGCCGCGGTAGTGAGCGTGCGGGGACTCGTCGCGCTGCAGCCCCAACTCGC belongs to Acidobacteriota bacterium and includes:
- a CDS encoding PadR family transcriptional regulator; the encoded protein is MLRGTVELLILTALSRGPHHGFAIARWLEATSDDELQLEEGSLYPALHRMERRGWLEAEWVISENKRQVKRYRLTSRGRAQLRSETEGWTAFAAAVGKVLLAAQAA